The DNA region AGCCGTTATCGCCACCAAGTTCTCGTACACCCCAAATTACGAGAGCATCAATGGCCATCCTGATTACGTTAAGAAAGCAGTGGAGGATAGCCTTCGCCGTTTGAATACGGATTACATCGATCTATACTACCAACACCGCGTCGATCCGCAAATCCCGATAGAGGAGACGGTCGGAGCGATGGCAGACTTGGTCAAGGCAGGCAAAGTTCGGGCGCTCGGCCTGTCCGAGGCTTCCGCTTCCATCATTCGCCGCGCTCATGCCGTGTATCCGATCTCCGTGCTAGAGAGTGAGTATTCGCTCTGGAGCCGTGACATCGAAGAGGAGATACTCCCGACCGTAAGAGAGCTGGGGATTACCCATGTGGCCTACAGTCCACTGAGCAGGGGCTTTATCTCCGGCGAGCTTCGCACTTTCGAGGATCTGGCCGCCGACGATCTTCGCAGATGGATGCCGCGGTTCCAAGGAGACAACTTCCGGAAGAACATTGAGGTTGTCGGCAAGATTAAGGAGATCGCGATGGAGAAGAACTGTACACCATCCCAATTGGCCATTGCCTGGACGATTGCCAACGGGGCGCTGCCTATCCCGGGTACGAAGCGTATCAAGTACCTGGAGGAAAATGCGGCCGCGGCTGATATCCTTCTCATGAAGGAGGACCTCGAACGAATCGATCAGGTCAGTCCCAAGAATGTCGTTCACGGCACGCGTTATATGAAAGAACAGATGACGCTGCTCGACGGCTAGACTCTAATCAGAAGAAGCAGTGGTCCACGGGCTCCGTGGACCATTTTCACCGATTAGGGTATTTTCCCGCGTGGGTGTCCGATTGGCGATGCAATTTTGAAGGACTTGAACAGTAGTAAATTTGTAAATGTAAAAACACAACTTATTTTTTTGCATCTGCAAAAATGGGGAATATAATGTATGCCACTAAATGTCAAAAGACAAGAATATGTAGTCATTAGAATCCACGTAAATCGCGTTTTTTTTATTTATAGATATATGTTCTTGTCCAAATCGAAGGACAAGAACATATATCCTTTACCGAAATGGACAAGAACATGCATCCTTGAAAACTGGGACGGATGGGTTATTCTATTCCGTGAAGAATTCCTTCTTCCTGCTTCACTTACGTTGAGTGAACTGAATTTAACGTTTGATATTGGAAGAGCGCCTCATAGTTTGACTTTAAATAATACAGAGCTGCATCGGGCAATCACTTTAATAGAGCAAATGGTTCAAGATTCTTTAATTCAAGTAGCCAAAGAGGATGTTCATATGTTGTTACGCTATCAGCTTTATGCATTCGTAGCCTGGCTCAACATTATCCATAAACAAAAAAATATCCCTACTACTTCTCAGGTCTCACAAAAGTTTTTAAAATTTCAAGAATTAGTGGAGAAAAATTATGCCAAGTTAAATCATGTTAGTGACTATGCCGCCCTTTTAAATTGCACAGAAAAAACATTAACACGGGTTACGGTCGCAGCTGTTGGAATAAGTGCTAAAGCTTTCATATCAGCTCGAATTAGTCTCGAAGCTAAACGTTTATTAATGCATACAGATTACTTGATTAGCGACATTGCAGAAATGCTGAACTTTCAAGAAACTACTCACTTTAGTAAATTTTTCAAAAGGGAAACTGGCTATTCGCCTGTAGAATTCCGAAAGCAGAACCTTTAATGATTTGTTCTACAAAAGGGAGTGATACTGTGATACAAGGAACATTATTTGATAATGAACATGATCGACCATTGGCCAATCGTGTGCGTCCTCAATCGTTGGAAGACTTTATAGGTCAAAAACATTTACTTGGCCCTGGAAAAGTTCTGCAAGATATGATCAAAAATGATCAAGTGTCTTCTATGATATTTTGGGGTCCACCAGGTGTTGGCAAAACAACACTAGCTAAAATCATTGCCAATCAAACCAAGTCTAAGTTTATTGATTTTAGTGCAGTAACTAGCGGTATTAAAGAAATCCGAAATATAATGAAAGAAGCTGAGGAAAACAGGAAATTAGGGGAGAAAACCCTATTATTCATTGATGAAATTCATAGGTTTAATAAGGCACAACAGGATGCTTTTCTTCCGTATGTGGAGAAAGGGAGCATTATTCTCATCGGCGCGACAACCGAAAATCCATCGTTTGAAGTTAACTCAGCCTTGTTATCTCGTAGCAAAGTTTTTGTACTTCACCAACTAAGCAGTGAAGATATTGTTGAATTATTAAAAAAAGCGATCTTGGATCCTAAAGGATACGGAGAACAAAAGATAGGTTTAGAAGAGGGCGTACTTTCTGCTATCGCAGAATATTCAAATGGAGATGCCAGGGTGGCATTAAACACCTTAGAAATGGCTGTGCTTAACGGAGAGAAACAAGGTGAATATATTGAAATTAGCAAAGAAGGGCTGCTACAAATTATTCATCGAAAATCACTTTTGTATGATAAAGATGGAGAAGAACACTATAATATTATTTCCGCATTGCATAAATCGATGCGAAATAGTGATGTAAATGCATCTATTTATTGGTTGTCTCGAATGTTGGAATCAGGTGAAGATCCTTTATTTATTGCTCGTAGGCTAGTTAGGTTTGCAAGTGAGGACGTGAGTTTGGCAGACAATAGGGCTTTAGAAATCGCTGTTTCGGTGTTTCAGGCATGTCAATTCATAGGAATGCCAGAGTGCGATGTACATCTAACACAAGCCGTTATATATCTGACCCTGGCTCCCAAATCGAATTCCGCTTACTTGGCTTACCGCTATGCGAAAAAAGATGCCCTACATTCCATGAGTGAACCTGTTCCTTTGCAACTTCGGAACGCTCCAACGAAGCTTATGAAAGAGCTGAACTATGGTAAAGGGTATCAGTACGCCCATGACACAGAAGAAAAGCTAACAACGATGCAGACTATGCCAGATTCCCTGATCGGACGCGAATACTACCATCCGACAACACAGGGGTCTGAATTCAAAATTAAACAAAGGATGGAAGAAATTGCAGCATGGCACAAGAAAAACAACAATCATGAATAGCTTTACAGACAGGAGAATACCAAAATGAAATTAGAAGAAATCGTAGAATACTGTTTATCTTATCCAGCCTCATATGAGGATCATCCTTTTGGAGAAGGTTGGACAGCTATACGCCACAAAGGAAACAAGAAGATCTTTGCGTTAATATTTGAAAAAGATGATCATCTTTGCGTTAACCTGAAATGTGATCCTGATCGATCTGATTTCCTTCGAAACGCATTTAAAGAAGTTAAGCCGGGATATCATATGAGTAAAGAGCATTGGAATACGATTATCTTAGATGGAAACCTTCCGGAGGATGATCTTCACGATATGGTAAAACATAGTTTTGACCTGACGAAACCCAAACGTAAAGTGAAAAAATAACTTATATAGATATGTAATTCAATCTAGTCAGGGCAGATACTCTTTGTTAATGGACATCATGAAAAATATGAGTGCTGGCAAGCTGGAGATGATGCAGAG from Paenibacillus macerans includes:
- a CDS encoding replication-associated recombination protein A yields the protein MIQGTLFDNEHDRPLANRVRPQSLEDFIGQKHLLGPGKVLQDMIKNDQVSSMIFWGPPGVGKTTLAKIIANQTKSKFIDFSAVTSGIKEIRNIMKEAEENRKLGEKTLLFIDEIHRFNKAQQDAFLPYVEKGSIILIGATTENPSFEVNSALLSRSKVFVLHQLSSEDIVELLKKAILDPKGYGEQKIGLEEGVLSAIAEYSNGDARVALNTLEMAVLNGEKQGEYIEISKEGLLQIIHRKSLLYDKDGEEHYNIISALHKSMRNSDVNASIYWLSRMLESGEDPLFIARRLVRFASEDVSLADNRALEIAVSVFQACQFIGMPECDVHLTQAVIYLTLAPKSNSAYLAYRYAKKDALHSMSEPVPLQLRNAPTKLMKELNYGKGYQYAHDTEEKLTTMQTMPDSLIGREYYHPTTQGSEFKIKQRMEEIAAWHKKNNNHE
- a CDS encoding MmcQ/YjbR family DNA-binding protein; translation: MKLEEIVEYCLSYPASYEDHPFGEGWTAIRHKGNKKIFALIFEKDDHLCVNLKCDPDRSDFLRNAFKEVKPGYHMSKEHWNTIILDGNLPEDDLHDMVKHSFDLTKPKRKVKK
- a CDS encoding aldo/keto reductase, whose amino-acid sequence is MQQRILGNSNILVSSIGLGIMGMSPGIYGETNDEQSIQTIHRALDIGVTMFDTADVYGNGHNEKLLGRALQGRREQAVIATKFSYTPNYESINGHPDYVKKAVEDSLRRLNTDYIDLYYQHRVDPQIPIEETVGAMADLVKAGKVRALGLSEASASIIRRAHAVYPISVLESEYSLWSRDIEEEILPTVRELGITHVAYSPLSRGFISGELRTFEDLAADDLRRWMPRFQGDNFRKNIEVVGKIKEIAMEKNCTPSQLAIAWTIANGALPIPGTKRIKYLEENAAAADILLMKEDLERIDQVSPKNVVHGTRYMKEQMTLLDG
- a CDS encoding helix-turn-helix domain-containing protein, with protein sequence MPLNVKRQEYVVIRIHVNRVFFIYRYMFLSKSKDKNIYPLPKWTRTCILENWDGWVILFREEFLLPASLTLSELNLTFDIGRAPHSLTLNNTELHRAITLIEQMVQDSLIQVAKEDVHMLLRYQLYAFVAWLNIIHKQKNIPTTSQVSQKFLKFQELVEKNYAKLNHVSDYAALLNCTEKTLTRVTVAAVGISAKAFISARISLEAKRLLMHTDYLISDIAEMLNFQETTHFSKFFKRETGYSPVEFRKQNL